The following proteins are co-located in the Roseovarius arcticus genome:
- a CDS encoding PAS domain-containing protein — MSAHITNIADFSYEKLRENEVFANAIRHSRLALCITDPTLPDEPIVFANKAFCELTGYDQADFVGKNCRFLQGPETTRASIEAIHTALAAREVAMIEIVNYRKNGEKFINALQLGPIFDEAGNLIFRFGSQLDVTALREQERRATELRASELMHRLKNIVNVMSVVIKMTGRTETDPQEFSDKVIQRLRALGQTHFDTLSGDQPHTLQFEHLARSLLLAYAPLGEGQVRLHGGDVTLPNSTVTSLTLLLHELATNSVKHGSLGSETGHIQLSWSLSDEGDFSMIWQERGGPAVTPPVRENGAEIVSKLIAASNGTLHFDWQADGLVVTLNLPLDAA, encoded by the coding sequence ATGTCTGCCCACATAACAAATATCGCCGATTTTTCGTATGAAAAGCTGCGCGAAAACGAAGTGTTCGCGAACGCTATCCGGCATAGTAGATTAGCACTTTGCATCACTGACCCAACGTTGCCTGACGAGCCGATCGTATTTGCCAACAAGGCGTTCTGCGAACTGACTGGCTATGACCAAGCGGATTTCGTCGGCAAGAACTGCCGTTTCCTCCAAGGGCCCGAAACGACGCGCGCGAGTATCGAGGCGATTCACACAGCGCTGGCCGCGCGCGAGGTGGCGATGATAGAGATCGTCAATTATCGCAAGAATGGCGAGAAATTCATCAATGCGCTGCAACTCGGCCCGATCTTTGACGAGGCGGGCAATCTGATCTTCCGGTTCGGCTCGCAGTTGGACGTAACGGCGCTGCGCGAGCAGGAACGCCGCGCCACAGAGCTGCGCGCGTCAGAATTGATGCACCGCCTCAAGAATATCGTCAACGTCATGAGCGTCGTCATCAAGATGACGGGGCGGACAGAAACCGACCCACAAGAATTCAGCGATAAGGTCATTCAGCGTCTTCGTGCGCTGGGCCAGACGCATTTCGATACCCTGTCAGGCGATCAGCCGCATACGCTGCAGTTTGAGCATTTGGCACGATCTTTGCTTTTGGCTTATGCGCCGCTGGGCGAGGGGCAGGTCAGGCTTCATGGCGGCGACGTGACGCTGCCGAATAGCACGGTTACCTCGCTGACGCTATTGCTGCATGAGTTGGCGACGAATTCGGTCAAACATGGCAGCCTCGGCAGTGAAACAGGGCATATACAGCTGTCGTGGAGCCTCTCGGATGAGGGCGATTTCAGCATGATCTGGCAAGAGCGCGGCGGCCCCGCAGTCACGCCACCCGTGCGCGAAAACGGCGCCGAAATCGTGAGCAAGCTAATTGCCGCATCAAACGGCACGCTGCATTTCGACTGGCAGGCAGATGGGCTGGTCGTCACGCTGAACCTGCCCTTGGACGCCGCCTAG
- a CDS encoding (d)CMP kinase, producing the protein MAFTIAIDGPAAAGKGTVARQLAAHFGFAHLDTGLLYRATGRRMLAGMDAVEAARTLQPSDLKAGDLRTPEVGQAASRVAAIPEVRQALIDFQRAFASRAGGAVLDGRDIGTVICPDADVKLYVTASDDVRAARRLTELTATGHDVTYNDVLADLRLRDARDSARTAAPLKPASDAVLLDTSTLTIAQALAAAIAEVERAQQS; encoded by the coding sequence ATGGCATTTACAATCGCGATCGACGGGCCCGCAGCGGCCGGCAAGGGGACTGTTGCGCGCCAACTGGCTGCGCATTTTGGATTTGCCCATCTCGATACCGGGCTGCTCTACCGTGCCACCGGCCGCCGCATGCTGGCCGGAATGGATGCGGTGGAGGCCGCTCGAACACTTCAGCCCAGCGATTTGAAGGCTGGCGATTTGCGCACCCCCGAGGTTGGACAAGCCGCCAGCCGGGTCGCGGCGATCCCCGAGGTACGTCAGGCTCTGATTGACTTCCAACGCGCTTTCGCCTCCCGCGCGGGCGGCGCGGTGCTGGACGGGCGCGACATCGGCACCGTCATCTGCCCCGACGCGGACGTAAAGCTATACGTGACCGCTAGCGATGACGTACGCGCCGCGCGCCGCCTAACGGAGCTGACGGCTACCGGACACGACGTTACCTACAACGACGTGCTCGCAGATCTGCGCCTGCGGGATGCCCGCGACAGCGCGCGCACGGCTGCCCCCCTAAAGCCCGCAAGCGACGCGGTTCTGCTGGACACCTCAACGCTGACCATTGCCCAAGCGCTAGCGGCGGCTATCGCAGAGGTAGAGCGCGCGCAGCAAAGCTAG
- a CDS encoding dimethyl sulfoxide reductase anchor subunit family protein, with translation MHPAPSVIVFTTLSGLGFGLLFWLGLGVIAPTGWAAFAFFVIGYILAVGGLMASTFHLGHPERALKAFTQWRTSWLSREGCAAVAALTIMAIYGAGLVFFDQRWAPLGWLGAALCLGVTFTTSMIYAQMKTVPRWRTWLTPALLLAISLAGGALLAGQVALTLVLLPIAALIQIAWWMRGDGALARSGTTLATATGLGQIGDPRAFEPPHTGTNYLLREFVHVVGRRHSRKLRAIAFGMGYVLPVLLLGLPGGHITAALAVAAHIIGIAASRWLFFAEAEHVVGLYYGKRSA, from the coding sequence ATGCATCCTGCCCCCTCCGTCATCGTATTCACCACGCTCTCCGGCCTTGGCTTTGGCCTGCTATTCTGGCTGGGGCTAGGCGTAATCGCACCCACAGGTTGGGCCGCGTTTGCGTTCTTTGTGATCGGCTACATCCTTGCGGTTGGCGGCCTCATGGCGTCCACCTTTCACCTCGGCCACCCCGAACGCGCGCTCAAGGCGTTCACGCAGTGGCGCACCAGCTGGCTTAGCCGCGAGGGCTGCGCCGCGGTGGCGGCGCTGACAATCATGGCAATCTATGGCGCGGGCCTCGTCTTTTTCGATCAGCGCTGGGCGCCGCTGGGCTGGCTGGGTGCGGCGCTCTGCCTTGGCGTGACTTTTACGACCTCGATGATCTACGCCCAGATGAAGACAGTGCCGCGTTGGCGCACTTGGCTGACCCCGGCGCTTCTACTGGCGATCTCACTGGCTGGCGGCGCGCTGTTGGCAGGGCAGGTCGCGTTAACACTTGTCCTGTTACCCATTGCCGCGCTCATCCAGATCGCGTGGTGGATGCGCGGCGATGGTGCGCTGGCCCGCTCTGGCACGACCCTCGCGACGGCCACTGGCCTCGGCCAGATCGGCGACCCGCGCGCGTTCGAGCCGCCCCATACCGGTACGAATTACCTCTTGCGAGAGTTCGTCCATGTCGTTGGCCGCCGCCATTCCCGCAAATTGCGCGCTATCGCATTTGGGATGGGCTATGTGCTGCCGGTGTTGCTGCTGGGCCTGCCGGGCGGGCATATCACCGCTGCGCTTGCGGTCGCCGCCCACATAATTGGGATTGCCGCCTCCCGCTGGCTCTTCTTTGCCGAGGCCGAGCATGTCGTCGGCCTTTACTATGGCAAGCGATCCGCCTGA
- a CDS encoding trans-sulfuration enzyme family protein produces MPDLRNAPLSPATRLAQALHHVEERTGAVTPSIQPSATYARGPDYAPRQSYIYRRDGNETTELAEAVIADIEGAASTLLFASGMSAANAVLEALPMGAHVVAQDVMYHGVLHQLRKHHGTGRLVVDLYPAGDLDAMRAAMRAGQTALVWVETPNNPDWTVTDIAAAADIAHSAGAQLITDCTATPPPCCRALDLGADISFHSATKYLNGHSDVTAGALSVAQPSAMWDEIADIRKLQGTVLHSFDAWLLVRGMRTLMLRIERQSASAITFAQHFGGHPQLQSVLYPGLPTHPGHDIAARQTGGQFGGMLSLITRGSEQTAIDTARHCRLFYPATSLGGVESLIEHRKTVSGPGFNVHPNLLRLSIGIEDASDLIADLQQALEAAT; encoded by the coding sequence ATGCCCGACCTCCGCAACGCACCCCTCTCGCCCGCCACGCGCCTCGCGCAGGCCTTGCACCATGTGGAAGAGCGGACAGGCGCCGTCACCCCGTCGATCCAACCGTCGGCGACCTATGCGCGCGGGCCGGACTATGCCCCGCGCCAGTCCTACATCTATCGCCGCGACGGCAACGAGACGACTGAACTGGCCGAGGCGGTCATCGCCGATATCGAGGGCGCGGCCTCCACCCTCCTTTTTGCCTCCGGCATGTCAGCGGCAAATGCGGTGCTGGAGGCACTGCCAATGGGCGCGCATGTGGTGGCACAGGACGTGATGTATCACGGGGTCCTGCACCAACTGCGCAAGCATCACGGCACCGGGCGCCTCGTCGTCGATCTCTATCCCGCTGGCGATCTGGACGCCATGCGCGCGGCAATGCGCGCAGGCCAGACCGCACTGGTGTGGGTGGAAACGCCCAACAATCCCGACTGGACCGTCACCGACATCGCGGCCGCCGCCGACATCGCGCACAGCGCGGGCGCGCAGCTGATCACCGATTGCACCGCCACCCCGCCACCCTGCTGCCGCGCGCTGGACCTTGGCGCTGACATCTCCTTCCACTCGGCGACGAAGTACCTGAACGGTCATTCCGACGTCACCGCCGGCGCGCTATCAGTCGCGCAGCCAAGTGCGATGTGGGACGAAATCGCGGACATCCGCAAGCTGCAAGGCACGGTCCTGCACAGTTTCGACGCATGGCTGCTGGTGCGGGGTATGCGCACGCTGATGCTGCGGATTGAGAGGCAAAGCGCCAGTGCAATCACCTTCGCGCAGCACTTTGGCGGACACCCCCAGTTGCAATCGGTCCTCTACCCCGGCCTGCCCACTCATCCCGGCCACGACATCGCCGCGCGCCAGACCGGCGGGCAGTTCGGAGGAATGTTGTCGCTGATCACGCGCGGCAGCGAGCAGACGGCCATCGACACGGCGCGACATTGCCGGCTTTTCTATCCCGCCACATCCCTTGGCGGCGTCGAGAGCCTGATCGAGCATCGCAAGACAGTGTCCGGTCCCGGCTTTAACGTGCATCCGAACCTCTTGCGCCTGTCTATAGGGATCGAAGATGCCAGCGATCTGATCGCCGACTTGCAACAAGCGTTGGAGGCCGCCACTTGA
- a CDS encoding HutD/Ves family protein: MHLFDLRTIPSKPWVNGAGTRQELASSQQHATTAWWLSVAKIERDCAFSTYPGLARLHVVISGPGTHLVGKGVDLHARPMVPVAFDGDTALECRLNGGPCTAFNVIYDPAQIRPDLVVLDAGAHRVTASEIAVFCVSCNASVNGSGLRSGQGAIVQSEATITVNPSAKVLCARLNPV; the protein is encoded by the coding sequence ATGCACCTCTTTGATCTGCGCACCATCCCGTCCAAGCCATGGGTCAACGGCGCAGGCACGCGGCAGGAGCTTGCCTCCAGCCAGCAGCACGCCACGACCGCATGGTGGCTGAGCGTCGCCAAAATTGAGCGGGACTGCGCGTTTTCCACCTATCCGGGCCTGGCGCGACTGCACGTCGTCATTTCCGGCCCCGGCACGCATCTGGTGGGCAAGGGCGTTGATCTGCACGCGCGTCCCATGGTCCCCGTGGCCTTTGACGGTGACACCGCCTTAGAGTGCCGCCTGAATGGCGGACCCTGCACCGCGTTCAACGTGATCTACGACCCAGCTCAAATACGCCCCGATCTGGTGGTGTTGGACGCAGGCGCCCATAGGGTAACAGCCAGCGAAATCGCGGTATTCTGCGTTTCCTGCAACGCTTCGGTTAATGGCTCGGGGCTGCGATCAGGGCAGGGGGCAATCGTGCAATCTGAAGCGACAATCACGGTCAATCCTAGCGCCAAGGTTCTTTGTGCGCGGCTTAATCCAGTCTAG
- a CDS encoding molybdopterin oxidoreductase family protein: MQHKQPDLDLSPHVSDEVRKTTCYMCACRCGIDVHMKGGKVAYIEGNRDHPVNKGVLCAKGSAGIMQHNSPARLRAPLRRVGPRGSGEFEEISWDEALRLATDWLAPLRETAPEKLAFFTGRDQSQSFTSYWAQNFGTPNYAAHGGFCSVNMAAAGIYTMGGAFWEFGTPDWEYTKLFMLFGVAEDHDSNPIKMGIGKIKARGARVIGVNPIRSGYNAVADDWVGITPGTDGLFILALVHELMKAGRIDVDYLSRYTNAPVLVNGDPKSPEHGLFLRDKDGKPLVIDRGTGKLAAFDAPGIRPDLHATHRAAGVTHRPVMHLMAERYLDPQYAPEAVAERCGLTPQKIRNIAAELARVAFDEAFTLDREWTDFRGETHQTMTGRPVSFHAMRGISAHSNGFQTCRALHVLQIILGTVEVPGGMRFKPPYPKPVSAHPRPHSGSAPGKPLDGPHLGYVTGPDDLCLKADGSPARIDKAFTWENPLSAHGMMHMVISNAHAGDPYKIDTLFLYMANMSWNSSMNTGGVTKMLTDTGEDGEYVIPRIIYSDAYSSEMVAYADLILPDTTYLERYDCISLLDRPISEPNAAADAIRWPVVEPDRDVRGFQSAMCELGARLNLPGFVNEDGGQKYADYADYITNHQRKPGIGPLAGWRMGEAGLTHGRGAPNEAQLDSYIKNGGFCTQHIPEDAQYYKPWNMAYQDWAVGIGIFDSPHPYIFDLYSEPLRRFQLAAEGHGDRQPPNHLRERIKATMDPLPIWYAALEDGHVDSAEYPIHALTQRPMAMYHSWGSQNAWLRQIHGYNPLYLPTKLFEQHGFADGDWARVTSAHGEITVPVAHMAALNEHTVWTWNAIGKQKGAWALKDGAPESTKGFLLNHLIHELLPPRGDGLRWANSDPVTGQAAWFDLRVKLQKVRAPAEAHPAMPKVQSPVGTGPDKLAWKVGK; encoded by the coding sequence TTGCAGCATAAACAGCCCGACCTCGATCTTTCGCCCCACGTCTCGGACGAGGTGCGCAAGACGACCTGCTATATGTGCGCCTGCCGCTGCGGAATCGACGTGCATATGAAAGGCGGCAAAGTCGCCTATATCGAGGGCAACCGCGACCATCCCGTGAACAAGGGCGTTTTGTGCGCCAAGGGTAGCGCCGGCATCATGCAGCACAATTCGCCTGCACGGCTGCGTGCGCCTCTGCGCCGCGTCGGCCCGCGCGGATCAGGCGAGTTCGAGGAAATCAGCTGGGACGAGGCGCTGAGACTCGCGACCGATTGGCTGGCACCCTTGCGCGAAACCGCGCCCGAAAAGCTGGCGTTCTTTACTGGCCGAGATCAATCGCAGTCGTTCACCAGCTATTGGGCGCAGAATTTCGGCACGCCGAACTACGCGGCGCATGGCGGATTTTGCTCTGTCAATATGGCGGCGGCGGGCATCTATACGATGGGCGGGGCATTCTGGGAATTTGGCACCCCCGACTGGGAATATACCAAGCTGTTCATGCTATTTGGCGTCGCCGAGGACCATGACAGCAACCCGATCAAGATGGGCATCGGCAAGATTAAGGCACGCGGCGCGCGCGTGATCGGCGTCAATCCCATCCGCAGCGGGTATAACGCCGTCGCCGATGATTGGGTCGGCATCACGCCCGGCACCGATGGTCTGTTCATCCTCGCCCTCGTGCATGAGTTGATGAAGGCGGGCCGGATCGACGTTGATTACCTGTCACGCTACACCAATGCCCCGGTGCTGGTGAACGGTGATCCCAAATCGCCCGAACACGGCCTGTTTTTGCGCGATAAGGACGGCAAGCCGCTGGTGATCGACCGGGGCACCGGTAAGCTGGCGGCGTTTGACGCCCCCGGCATACGCCCCGATCTGCATGCCACGCACCGCGCGGCGGGCGTCACGCACCGCCCGGTCATGCATCTGATGGCCGAGCGCTACCTTGATCCGCAATACGCCCCCGAGGCCGTGGCCGAACGGTGCGGTCTGACCCCGCAGAAGATCCGTAATATTGCAGCCGAACTGGCGCGCGTCGCCTTTGACGAGGCGTTCACGCTGGACCGTGAGTGGACTGATTTCCGCGGCGAGACACACCAGACGATGACAGGCCGCCCTGTCAGCTTTCACGCGATGCGCGGCATTTCCGCCCATTCAAACGGGTTTCAGACCTGCCGCGCGCTTCATGTTCTGCAAATCATCCTTGGCACCGTCGAGGTGCCCGGCGGTATGCGGTTCAAACCGCCATACCCCAAGCCGGTATCGGCACATCCGCGCCCGCACTCGGGCAGCGCGCCGGGCAAGCCGCTGGACGGCCCTCATCTGGGCTATGTCACCGGCCCGGATGATCTGTGCCTCAAGGCGGACGGCAGTCCCGCGCGCATCGACAAGGCATTTACGTGGGAAAACCCGCTATCTGCGCACGGCATGATGCACATGGTGATCTCGAACGCGCATGCGGGCGATCCCTACAAGATCGACACGCTTTTCCTTTATATGGCGAACATGTCGTGGAACTCGTCCATGAATACGGGCGGCGTGACCAAGATGCTGACCGACACGGGCGAGGACGGCGAATACGTCATCCCCCGCATCATTTACTCCGACGCCTATAGCAGCGAAATGGTGGCCTATGCCGACCTGATCCTGCCTGACACGACCTATCTGGAGCGCTACGACTGCATTTCGCTGCTGGACCGTCCGATAAGCGAGCCGAATGCAGCTGCCGACGCAATCCGCTGGCCCGTGGTCGAGCCGGACCGCGATGTGCGCGGTTTTCAATCTGCCATGTGCGAGTTGGGCGCGCGCCTGAATCTGCCGGGCTTCGTAAACGAGGACGGCGGCCAGAAATACGCGGACTATGCCGACTATATCACGAACCATCAGCGCAAACCGGGCATCGGTCCGCTGGCTGGTTGGCGCATGGGCGAGGCTGGTCTGACCCACGGACGCGGTGCCCCGAATGAGGCGCAGCTGGACAGCTACATCAAAAACGGGGGCTTTTGCACACAGCACATCCCCGAGGATGCGCAATATTACAAACCGTGGAACATGGCCTATCAGGACTGGGCGGTCGGCATCGGTATCTTTGACAGCCCGCATCCCTACATCTTTGATCTTTATTCCGAGCCTTTGCGCCGTTTCCAATTGGCGGCCGAGGGGCACGGCGACCGCCAACCGCCGAATCATCTGCGCGAGCGCATAAAGGCCACGATGGACCCTTTGCCCATCTGGTACGCCGCGCTGGAGGACGGCCATGTAGACAGCGCCGAGTATCCTATTCACGCCCTCACCCAGCGGCCCATGGCGATGTATCACAGTTGGGGATCACAAAATGCGTGGCTCCGGCAGATCCATGGGTACAACCCGCTCTACCTGCCGACCAAGCTGTTTGAGCAGCATGGATTTGCCGACGGTGACTGGGCTCGTGTCACCTCGGCCCATGGAGAGATTACGGTGCCGGTGGCCCATATGGCCGCTCTGAACGAGCATACCGTCTGGACGTGGAACGCCATAGGCAAGCAAAAGGGCGCTTGGGCGCTAAAAGACGGCGCGCCGGAGAGCACCAAGGGCTTTTTGTTGAACCACCTCATTCACGAACTGCTGCCGCCCAGGGGTGACGGCCTACGCTGGGCCAACTCCGACCCGGTAACAGGGCAGGCCGCATGGTTCGACCTGCGCGTCAAGCTCCAGAAGGTTCGCGCACCGGCTGAGGCGCACCCCGCGATGCCCAAGGTTCAATCTCCTGTCGGGACCGGCCCGGACAAACTCGCTTGGAAGGTAGGAAAATGA
- a CDS encoding 4Fe-4S dicluster domain-containing protein gives MTALPASTERKLGLVIDLDTCVGCHACVISCKGWNTENYGAPLSDQRPYGEDPSGTFLNRVHSYEVQPLATSDAVQPAAQVVHFPKSCLHCEDAPCVTVCPTGASYKRVEDGIVLVNEADCIGCGLCAWACPYGAREMDAAEGVMKKCTLCVDRIYNENLPEVDRVPVCVRTCPAGARHFGDFADPDSHVSKLTAERGGFDLMPEQGTKPVNKYLPPRARDQLDEVPQTDILAPFLDTVAEESTGFVAWLDRALSKV, from the coding sequence ATGACCGCATTGCCCGCATCCACCGAGCGTAAGCTGGGCCTCGTCATTGATTTGGATACTTGTGTTGGTTGTCATGCATGCGTGATTTCCTGCAAAGGCTGGAACACCGAAAACTACGGTGCCCCGCTTAGTGACCAGCGCCCTTATGGCGAGGACCCAAGCGGCACGTTCCTCAACCGCGTCCACAGCTACGAGGTGCAGCCGCTTGCCACCTCTGACGCAGTGCAACCCGCCGCGCAGGTGGTCCATTTCCCTAAATCATGTCTCCATTGCGAGGACGCGCCTTGCGTCACCGTCTGTCCCACCGGGGCCAGCTACAAGCGAGTCGAGGACGGTATCGTTCTGGTGAACGAGGCTGATTGTATCGGCTGCGGCCTTTGTGCGTGGGCGTGCCCGTATGGTGCGCGCGAAATGGACGCGGCTGAGGGCGTGATGAAGAAATGCACCCTCTGCGTTGACCGCATCTATAATGAAAACCTGCCTGAGGTAGACCGCGTCCCCGTCTGTGTGCGCACTTGCCCGGCAGGCGCGCGCCACTTTGGCGATTTTGCCGATCCGGACAGCCACGTCAGTAAACTAACGGCAGAGCGCGGCGGGTTTGACCTGATGCCTGAGCAGGGAACCAAGCCGGTCAACAAATATCTGCCGCCGCGTGCGCGCGATCAATTGGATGAGGTACCGCAAACCGACATCCTGGCCCCGTTCCTCGATACGGTGGCAGAGGAATCCACAGGTTTCGTCGCCTGGCTTGACCGCGCGCTTTCAAAGGTCTGA
- the rpsA gene encoding 30S ribosomal protein S1, which produces MRALFRRFAHRLTNETPRPAETTARPEKTHKGIRDHMAQDISMEEFEALLNESFEMDTPEEGSVVKGKVIAVEAGQAIIDVGYKMEGRVDLKEFADPGEQPNINVGDEVEVFLRSAENSRGEAVISREMARREEAWDRLEKAYAAEERVEGAIFGRVKGGFTVDLGGAVAFLPGSQVDVRPVRDAGPLMGLKQPFQVLKMDRRRGNIVVSRRAILEESRAEQRAEVIGKLTEGDNVDGVVKNITEYGAFVDLGGVDGLLHVTDMAWRRVNHPSEILAIGETVKVQVIKINKETHRISLGMKQLQEDPWDMVAAKYPLESSHTGRVTNITDYGAFVELEPGVEGLVHVSEMSWTKKNVHPGKIVSTSQEVEVMVLEIDSAKRRVSLGLKQTMRNPWEVFAETHPEGTEVEGEVKNITEFGLFIGLEGEIDGMVHLSDISWDERGEDAIQNYRKGDMVQAVVSEVDTDKERISLSIKNLGGDKFAEAVGGVKRGAIITVTVTSIEDGGIEVEYEGMKSFIRRSDLSRDRAEQRPERFSVGDKVDARVTNIDSKSHRLGLSIKAREIAEEKEAVQQYGSSDSGASLGDILGAALKSDD; this is translated from the coding sequence ATACGGGCCCTCTTTCGGCGTTTTGCACATCGCCTGACCAATGAAACCCCAAGACCGGCGGAGACAACCGCACGGCCCGAAAAAACCCATAAAGGAATCCGAGACCACATGGCTCAAGATATATCGATGGAGGAATTCGAAGCCCTTCTGAACGAAAGCTTCGAAATGGACACGCCCGAAGAGGGCTCTGTCGTCAAAGGCAAGGTTATCGCTGTCGAAGCGGGCCAAGCCATCATCGACGTTGGCTACAAGATGGAAGGCCGCGTCGACCTCAAAGAATTCGCAGATCCCGGCGAGCAGCCGAACATCAACGTCGGCGACGAAGTTGAAGTGTTCCTGCGCTCGGCCGAAAACTCGCGCGGCGAAGCTGTCATCAGCCGCGAAATGGCCCGCCGCGAAGAAGCATGGGACCGTCTGGAGAAGGCATACGCCGCAGAAGAGCGCGTCGAAGGCGCCATCTTTGGCCGCGTCAAAGGCGGATTTACCGTCGATCTGGGCGGCGCTGTTGCGTTCCTGCCCGGCTCGCAGGTTGATGTGCGCCCCGTACGCGACGCCGGCCCCCTGATGGGCCTCAAGCAGCCGTTCCAGGTTCTGAAAATGGACCGCCGCCGTGGCAATATCGTGGTTTCGCGCCGTGCGATCCTCGAAGAGAGCCGCGCCGAGCAGCGCGCCGAAGTCATCGGCAAGCTGACCGAGGGCGACAATGTTGACGGCGTCGTCAAGAACATCACCGAGTACGGCGCATTCGTCGATCTGGGCGGCGTTGACGGCCTGCTGCACGTCACCGACATGGCATGGCGCCGGGTCAACCACCCGTCCGAGATCCTCGCCATCGGCGAGACGGTCAAGGTGCAGGTCATCAAGATCAACAAAGAAACCCACCGTATCAGCCTGGGCATGAAGCAGCTTCAGGAAGATCCGTGGGACATGGTTGCCGCGAAATACCCGCTGGAATCCAGCCACACCGGTCGCGTCACCAACATCACAGACTACGGCGCATTCGTCGAGCTGGAGCCGGGCGTCGAAGGCCTCGTCCACGTCTCGGAAATGTCCTGGACCAAAAAGAACGTGCATCCCGGCAAGATCGTCTCGACCAGCCAGGAAGTCGAAGTCATGGTTCTGGAAATCGACAGCGCCAAGCGCCGCGTTTCGCTGGGTCTCAAGCAGACCATGCGTAACCCATGGGAAGTGTTTGCAGAAACACACCCCGAGGGCACCGAGGTCGAAGGCGAGGTCAAGAACATCACCGAATTCGGTCTGTTCATCGGCCTCGAAGGCGAAATCGACGGCATGGTTCACCTCAGCGACATCAGCTGGGACGAGCGCGGCGAAGATGCGATCCAGAACTACCGCAAGGGCGACATGGTCCAGGCGGTCGTCTCCGAAGTCGACACCGACAAGGAGCGCATTTCGCTTTCGATCAAGAACCTGGGCGGCGACAAGTTTGCCGAGGCGGTTGGCGGCGTGAAGCGCGGCGCGATCATCACGGTCACGGTCACATCCATCGAGGATGGCGGGATCGAAGTGGAATATGAGGGCATGAAATCCTTCATCCGCCGCTCTGACCTCAGCCGCGACCGCGCCGAGCAGCGCCCCGAGCGCTTCTCGGTCGGTGATAAGGTAGATGCGCGCGTGACGAACATCGACTCCAAGTCGCACCGTCTGGGCCTGTCGATCAAGGCACGCGAGATCGCCGAAGAGAAAGAGGCCGTTCAGCAGTATGGCTCCTCCGATTCGGGCGCATCGCTGGGCGACATCCTTGGCGCAGCGTTGAAGTCAGACGACTGA